From a single Flavobacteriales bacterium genomic region:
- a CDS encoding MBOAT family protein, which translates to MLFNSIDFAVFLPLIFLLYWWVGGKSLQRRNVILLVASYVFYGWWDPRFLVLIAFSTLVDYFVGIGLDQTMDPRRRKYLLWTSLAINLGLLGYFKYTNFFLESFVDAFSLFGADFHISRLNIILPVGISFYTFQTLSYSIDVYKRKLQPTRDIIAFSTYVSFFPQLVAGPIERATNLLPQFKELRTFNFARAIDGSRQMLWGFFKKMVIADNCAVEVDHIFSNYTDCSGATLLLGIFWFAMQLYGDFSGYSDIAIGCARLFGFDLMKNFAFPYFSRDIAEFWQRWHISLTTWFRDYIFFAMGSSRGRKGKSILGIFIIFLVSGLWHGPAWHFVLYGGIHAVFLSLLFLRPKRPRRSSVVAKGKLFPTPKEVWLMGSTFFLNCMTGILFRSRDMDQAMGYWSGMVDMSLFEMPFYKFAALPWLVVFFMAMEWFAREHEHALERFASTWPRLLRWGGYATIIAMIGMFMNTEETPFIYFQF; encoded by the coding sequence ATGCTGTTCAATTCCATAGACTTTGCGGTATTTCTGCCGCTCATCTTTCTCCTCTATTGGTGGGTGGGTGGAAAAAGCCTGCAACGCCGGAATGTGATCCTGTTGGTCGCGAGCTACGTGTTCTACGGGTGGTGGGATCCACGGTTTCTGGTACTCATCGCCTTCAGTACGTTGGTGGATTATTTCGTGGGCATTGGCTTGGATCAGACCATGGATCCACGTCGCCGCAAGTACCTGCTCTGGACCAGCCTTGCCATTAATCTTGGTCTGCTCGGTTACTTCAAGTACACCAATTTCTTTCTGGAAAGTTTTGTTGATGCGTTCAGTCTGTTCGGTGCCGATTTCCACATCTCACGGCTCAATATCATCTTGCCCGTTGGCATTAGCTTCTACACTTTCCAAACACTTAGCTACAGCATCGATGTATACAAGCGGAAGTTGCAACCCACACGGGATATCATCGCTTTCAGCACCTACGTAAGCTTCTTTCCGCAGCTTGTTGCGGGTCCCATAGAGCGCGCTACCAATCTGTTACCGCAGTTCAAGGAACTGCGCACATTCAATTTCGCGCGGGCCATTGATGGCTCCCGTCAAATGCTTTGGGGTTTCTTCAAGAAAATGGTGATCGCGGACAATTGTGCGGTAGAGGTCGATCACATTTTTTCGAATTACACCGACTGTAGTGGTGCAACCTTATTGCTCGGGATCTTTTGGTTCGCCATGCAGCTATACGGTGATTTCAGTGGGTATAGCGATATCGCCATCGGCTGTGCCCGGTTATTCGGTTTCGACCTCATGAAGAACTTTGCGTTCCCTTACTTTTCAAGGGACATTGCTGAATTCTGGCAGCGTTGGCACATCTCGCTCACCACCTGGTTCAGGGACTACATTTTCTTCGCCATGGGCAGCAGTCGCGGGCGAAAGGGAAAGTCTATTCTGGGGATCTTCATCATCTTTCTCGTAAGCGGTCTCTGGCATGGCCCTGCTTGGCATTTCGTGCTGTACGGAGGCATCCATGCTGTATTTCTTTCCTTGCTCTTCCTGCGTCCAAAACGTCCGCGACGCAGTTCCGTTGTTGCAAAAGGAAAGCTCTTCCCTACTCCCAAAGAAGTGTGGTTAATGGGCAGCACGTTCTTCTTGAATTGCATGACGGGGATATTGTTCCGATCACGGGATATGGATCAAGCCATGGGCTATTGGTCGGGCATGGTCGATATGAGCCTATTCGAGATGCCGTTCTACAAATTCGCAGCGCTGCCTTGGCTCGTAGTGTTCTTTATGGCGATGGAATGGTTCGCAAGAGAACACGAACATGCTCTTGAACGCTTCGCGAGCACTTGGCCTCGCCTATTACGTTGGGGCGGCTATGCCACCATCATCGCCATGATCGGCATGTTCATGAATACCGAGGAAACGCCGTTCATCTATTTTCAATTCTGA
- a CDS encoding T9SS type A sorting domain-containing protein, protein MRKTLTLLIVILLNAPLLLAQDDTIRVQTLTYDSITTRRGWWVFPDESHTFRKVLMHHTLKCDPQTTQDGFPCGEWDYLTHSEVYEHTGVLDSTALQHPYFLVGTQAPDSVDQIPSLGHDQYQQWQQTPTLLSGSTETLATIGDGVIADDAIFHATLGVTRSQSIYPVNKLELAGLSAGQPIHQLRLPLTDASGRFRIKVRMKNNGTAGLTDTFVDTAFTTVYEANTELVNDLRLTLHSPFVWDGVQDILVDMIVEQLDEGSYAAISSTWEEETTKQLQHWGKDGYVELKNDHLAMDPAPMAQLGDAITITFKAFGAPELPMNTTMLEALDATGTRILNIHLPWSDGHMYWDAGNDGSGTDRIEKLAPAANIGGQWNTWAFVKNAATGSMKIYLNGQLWHTGTGKTKPLTGITQVRIGAGVNGDYPYTGALDDLNIFKTEVSAATIATWHDSMMSFSHPNYADLVYSYNFSEVPSATTALGIPGLPDAQLMGTVRRNRRMIDEMVFSAQTTSIRPNITFVQGDQTVVQDSTLASIPRPGSLLSIVEHAVQGNAVVPTDTIYGFLGEWNYTYAPDHSIVDSVYTTGAIHYNDTLNYFGEPFEVLNRFEIGRFITPYGINLSLGPQGFRWTYDVTDYQWLLHDSVELSSGNQQELIDLEFEMIEGIAPRSVVNHQRPWGQMGSYTYADLDNDVKLPPVTVQLDPAASQWSLRTRLTGHGHNSNTGDYPHCCEWKDNTHYVKVNGAQVDQWHIWQTNDCALNPVYPQGGTWLGSREGWCPGDVVKDHTVELTSVLSGGSVDLDYDITPVPGSNVGMGGGNYVINMDLLEFSAPSFALDAEILDVQRPSDADYRRRDNPICYDPLVELRNAGGTDLTEVTFTYSVSGGTPLTYTWNGNLKHMQTALVSLPVVNASFWNGDNEHVFTATVSTPNGGSDMYSANDSYNTTFALPSVYTTDVLLHYKTNNRPSENTVTVRDITGTVVFNRSAHVANTVYIDTLNLADGCYTVEVLDTGNDGLSYWADTDAGTGYFRLKKPNGATLQTFQSEFGRKLHWPFTVATGVGIDEDTKAIQLSAFPNPSHGHFSIDLGDEQGSAQYVVLNALGKEVENGSLTLNGNGLHDIDLSHLADGIYQFRVSTESGTGTLRLMKQ, encoded by the coding sequence ATGAGAAAGACCCTTACCCTACTGATCGTGATCTTGTTGAATGCCCCATTGCTGTTGGCTCAGGACGATACCATTCGCGTTCAAACGCTTACATACGACTCAATAACCACGCGCCGTGGTTGGTGGGTTTTCCCCGATGAGAGCCATACGTTCAGAAAGGTATTGATGCACCATACGTTGAAATGTGACCCACAGACCACGCAAGATGGATTCCCGTGTGGGGAATGGGATTATTTGACACACAGTGAGGTCTATGAACATACGGGAGTACTGGACTCAACAGCGCTGCAACACCCATATTTCCTGGTAGGCACGCAAGCGCCTGATAGCGTAGATCAAATTCCTTCATTGGGGCATGATCAGTATCAGCAATGGCAGCAGACACCGACACTGTTATCAGGGTCCACGGAAACCTTGGCTACCATAGGCGATGGTGTAATTGCCGATGACGCGATCTTTCACGCAACACTTGGCGTAACGCGATCCCAAAGCATTTATCCGGTTAATAAATTGGAGCTTGCCGGTCTTAGTGCAGGCCAGCCCATTCACCAATTGCGTTTACCACTAACGGATGCAAGCGGAAGGTTCCGTATAAAGGTGAGGATGAAGAACAATGGCACTGCAGGCCTCACGGATACGTTCGTGGATACCGCTTTCACCACTGTATATGAAGCAAACACCGAACTGGTGAACGACCTAAGGCTGACACTACACTCCCCGTTCGTTTGGGATGGTGTGCAGGATATTTTGGTCGATATGATCGTTGAGCAACTGGATGAAGGCTCGTACGCCGCCATAAGCTCAACATGGGAGGAGGAAACCACCAAACAGCTACAACATTGGGGCAAAGACGGCTATGTGGAATTGAAGAACGATCATCTAGCCATGGATCCCGCACCAATGGCGCAACTGGGCGATGCGATCACCATTACATTCAAGGCATTCGGGGCACCTGAGCTACCGATGAATACGACCATGCTTGAGGCATTGGATGCGACCGGAACGCGGATATTGAACATCCATTTACCGTGGAGCGATGGACACATGTACTGGGATGCCGGCAATGATGGAAGCGGAACGGACCGGATCGAGAAACTGGCACCAGCGGCAAACATTGGTGGCCAATGGAATACGTGGGCTTTTGTAAAAAATGCAGCCACCGGTTCCATGAAGATCTACCTCAATGGTCAATTGTGGCATACCGGAACCGGTAAAACGAAGCCGCTTACGGGCATTACCCAAGTGCGTATCGGCGCTGGCGTGAATGGCGATTACCCTTACACTGGTGCTTTGGACGACCTGAATATTTTCAAAACCGAAGTAAGTGCAGCGACCATTGCCACATGGCATGATAGCATGATGAGCTTCTCTCATCCGAACTACGCGGACCTTGTATATTCCTATAACTTTTCTGAAGTACCGAGTGCCACTACTGCCTTAGGTATTCCCGGTTTACCAGATGCGCAACTCATGGGTACCGTTCGCCGGAACAGACGAATGATAGATGAAATGGTCTTCAGTGCCCAAACGACCTCGATCCGCCCGAACATCACCTTCGTTCAAGGCGATCAGACAGTGGTACAGGACAGCACCTTGGCCAGCATTCCGCGCCCGGGTTCGCTCCTTTCCATAGTGGAGCATGCGGTACAGGGCAATGCCGTAGTGCCAACGGATACCATTTACGGTTTTCTGGGCGAATGGAACTACACCTATGCTCCGGACCACTCGATCGTGGACAGCGTTTACACCACGGGAGCGATCCATTACAACGACACTTTGAACTACTTCGGTGAGCCGTTCGAAGTGCTGAACAGATTTGAGATCGGTCGTTTCATTACGCCATACGGGATCAATTTGAGCTTAGGGCCGCAAGGGTTCCGATGGACCTATGATGTAACGGATTACCAATGGCTCTTGCACGATAGTGTGGAGTTGAGCTCCGGTAATCAGCAGGAATTGATCGATCTTGAATTCGAAATGATCGAAGGAATAGCGCCACGTTCCGTTGTGAACCACCAACGACCATGGGGCCAAATGGGCAGCTATACCTATGCGGATCTGGACAACGATGTGAAGCTTCCGCCGGTAACCGTACAGTTGGATCCGGCAGCAAGTCAATGGAGCTTGCGCACGCGCTTGACAGGTCACGGCCATAACAGCAATACTGGGGACTATCCGCATTGTTGCGAGTGGAAGGACAATACGCACTATGTAAAAGTGAACGGAGCACAAGTTGATCAATGGCACATTTGGCAGACCAATGATTGTGCGTTGAACCCAGTGTATCCGCAGGGAGGAACGTGGCTTGGAAGTAGAGAAGGATGGTGCCCAGGGGATGTGGTGAAGGACCACACGGTGGAACTGACCTCGGTATTATCCGGCGGAAGTGTTGACTTGGACTATGACATAACACCCGTACCGGGAAGTAATGTCGGCATGGGTGGGGGGAATTATGTGATCAACATGGATCTGCTCGAATTCAGTGCACCATCATTTGCATTGGATGCGGAGATACTTGATGTGCAACGTCCAAGTGATGCGGACTATCGCCGAAGGGATAACCCGATCTGTTACGATCCGTTGGTGGAACTCAGGAACGCGGGAGGAACTGACCTCACTGAAGTAACATTCACATACAGCGTTAGCGGAGGCACACCACTCACGTACACCTGGAACGGTAATTTGAAGCACATGCAGACCGCATTGGTTTCACTACCTGTTGTGAATGCCTCGTTCTGGAATGGTGATAACGAGCATGTATTCACGGCTACCGTGAGTACACCGAATGGAGGAAGCGATATGTATTCGGCCAATGACAGCTACAATACCACATTCGCTCTTCCTTCTGTTTACACCACCGATGTGCTCTTGCATTACAAGACCAACAACCGACCTTCGGAGAATACCGTAACGGTAAGGGATATCACAGGTACTGTAGTATTCAACCGTAGCGCACACGTGGCGAACACGGTCTACATCGACACATTGAATTTGGCTGATGGTTGCTATACCGTAGAAGTATTGGATACCGGTAACGATGGTCTGTCATACTGGGCTGATACCGATGCTGGAACGGGATACTTCCGTTTGAAAAAGCCTAACGGGGCAACGTTACAGACCTTTCAGTCCGAGTTCGGCAGGAAGCTCCATTGGCCATTCACTGTCGCAACAGGTGTTGGGATAGATGAAGATACCAAGGCAATACAACTAAGCGCCTTTCCGAACCCAAGCCATGGCCATTTTTCGATCGACCTCGGCGATGAGCAGGGATCGGCACAATACGTTGTTCTGAATGCGTTGGGCAAGGAGGTGGAGAACGGTTCACTTACGCTTAATGGCAACGGTCTACACGATATCGACCTAAGTCACCTCGCCGATGGCATTTATCAGTTCCGTGTTTCGACCGAATCCGGAACAGGTACGCTTAGGCTAATGAAGCAGTAA
- a CDS encoding peptidase C1, translating into MPIRMVPDEGQNGSNRSSTPRRSTNAGGGGIGGGLGSLLPMILGFLIKKPKLLLVVIALALLYWFTIGKNSGGNDMISQLAGFTTGAKFDPKLYDKAEVYEPLADNVKNPLPERASLEAFCPPRMNQGQQGSCVAWASAYAARTIVQAKATNADPKSSAFSPSYLYNQIKIDNSDCQGSYIFRAMDTMLKGGALPFSKFGYTDQNCSKQPTAEEKQQALPYRIKGFQRLTLGADEQRTDMLAMKQQLSQGSPIVIGMMVGGTFMRGMEGQDVWIPTDADYEQRGFGGHAMCVVGYDDYKFGDTGGFQIMNSWGPEWGNNGLAWLPYPVFDYFAKEAYAVYPQGEGVDEKPTVMDIQFGFIDNATKKNIPLRNIGGNVFRSTTPIAKGAEFKIEVTNNAECYTYVFGQEVDGRTYVLFPYTPKHSPYCGITGTRLFPNDYSLKADDEGTVDVMAILITNQPFDYPKLNEAMLASTAQGLDAKLNEVLGSELAMDVRYTDGQTIGASSSAGKNALAIVLELEKK; encoded by the coding sequence ATGCCGATAAGAATGGTGCCCGACGAAGGGCAGAATGGATCCAATAGATCGTCCACGCCACGTAGATCCACGAATGCCGGAGGCGGCGGAATAGGTGGAGGACTCGGAAGTTTATTACCTATGATCCTAGGATTTCTGATCAAGAAACCGAAGCTATTGCTTGTCGTCATTGCGCTGGCGTTGTTGTATTGGTTCACCATTGGCAAGAACAGTGGCGGAAACGATATGATCAGCCAATTGGCTGGCTTCACGACCGGAGCCAAATTCGACCCCAAACTGTATGACAAAGCCGAGGTTTACGAGCCGTTGGCGGATAACGTAAAGAACCCACTTCCGGAACGTGCCTCACTGGAAGCCTTCTGCCCACCGCGCATGAACCAAGGGCAACAAGGCAGTTGTGTGGCTTGGGCCAGTGCTTACGCCGCTCGAACGATCGTACAGGCCAAAGCGACGAATGCCGATCCAAAGTCTTCGGCCTTCAGCCCCAGCTATTTGTACAATCAGATCAAGATCGACAATAGCGATTGCCAAGGCTCGTACATCTTCCGTGCGATGGATACCATGCTGAAAGGCGGGGCACTTCCATTCAGCAAGTTCGGCTACACGGACCAGAATTGCAGCAAGCAACCTACGGCCGAAGAAAAGCAGCAGGCACTTCCCTATCGGATCAAAGGATTCCAGCGGTTAACGCTTGGTGCGGACGAGCAGCGCACGGACATGTTGGCCATGAAACAGCAACTTTCACAAGGCTCTCCGATCGTGATCGGCATGATGGTCGGTGGCACGTTCATGCGCGGTATGGAAGGACAGGATGTTTGGATCCCGACCGATGCGGACTACGAGCAGCGCGGCTTCGGTGGACATGCCATGTGTGTTGTAGGGTATGATGATTACAAATTCGGGGATACCGGCGGGTTCCAGATCATGAACAGCTGGGGCCCCGAATGGGGCAACAACGGTCTGGCATGGCTACCCTACCCGGTTTTCGACTATTTCGCCAAAGAAGCATACGCGGTTTATCCACAAGGTGAGGGAGTCGATGAAAAGCCAACTGTGATGGACATCCAGTTCGGATTCATTGACAATGCCACCAAGAAGAACATACCCTTGCGGAATATCGGAGGCAATGTATTCCGGAGCACAACGCCCATTGCAAAAGGGGCTGAGTTCAAGATCGAGGTGACCAACAATGCGGAGTGTTACACGTACGTCTTCGGCCAAGAGGTCGATGGCCGCACCTATGTACTTTTCCCTTACACACCAAAGCATTCTCCGTATTGCGGGATCACCGGCACGCGCTTATTCCCAAATGACTACAGTCTGAAGGCCGATGATGAAGGCACGGTGGATGTGATGGCGATATTGATCACCAACCAACCCTTCGATTATCCGAAATTGAACGAAGCCATGCTTGCGAGCACAGCACAAGGCCTGGATGCTAAATTGAATGAGGTCCTCGGCTCGGAATTGGCAATGGATGTGCGCTATACCGATGGGCAGACCATTGGTGCAAGCAGCAGCGCTGGAAAGAATGCCTTAGCCATCGTTCTGGAATTGGAAAAAAAGTAG
- a CDS encoding AMP-binding protein, whose protein sequence is MSTPRTTLFQNFTRFADRPAFYIADRSYSYLELEQCVNAVRSAVKGSVPETELNVGIYASDHIMTYASILALWAEGRSYVPLDPGSPKARNMAIIEKAGISIVLSAGEPKPLDKVKVVRTDELTLNTVARPLVSITPDTIAYILFTSGTTGQPKGVPIDHRALSAFTDAFDHLGYDFGPEDRCLQMFDLTFDLSVMSYMLPLLKGACVYTIPKDELKYTYIHSLLEDHALTVALMVPSILGYLRPYFDEIDCPQPKLNLFCGEALTLEVVDEWSRCVPNATIMNVYGPTEHTIFCTEYRYDRTTPNKERNGVLSIGIPMHGTCVVLRDMNGTIVGPDEQGELCLSGAQATKGYWNDPDRTNEAFFDHEGIRYYRTGDLCEVDADKDILYIGRTDQQVKIQGFRVELADLEHHARKQLERQNAVAVALVNQYGITELGLVVEGPEVDAIRLVIALRNNLPEYMLPRHIMNMEVFPLNQNGKIDRRAIREFVVARTT, encoded by the coding sequence ATGTCAACGCCCCGAACCACTCTGTTCCAAAATTTTACGCGTTTCGCTGACAGACCTGCGTTTTACATCGCGGATCGCTCATACAGCTACTTGGAGTTGGAGCAATGCGTTAATGCAGTGCGATCCGCAGTGAAGGGGTCAGTGCCAGAAACTGAGTTGAATGTCGGTATCTATGCTTCGGATCATATTATGACCTATGCGTCCATACTTGCGCTTTGGGCAGAGGGGCGTTCGTATGTGCCATTGGACCCAGGATCCCCTAAGGCTAGGAACATGGCGATCATAGAAAAGGCTGGAATAAGCATAGTTCTATCAGCTGGAGAGCCAAAACCTTTGGATAAGGTCAAAGTAGTACGTACTGATGAATTGACCCTAAATACTGTAGCACGACCACTCGTGTCCATAACACCGGATACGATCGCTTATATCCTATTCACTTCGGGAACCACTGGACAACCGAAAGGTGTACCCATTGATCATAGGGCACTTTCTGCATTCACTGATGCGTTCGATCATTTAGGATATGATTTCGGTCCTGAGGATCGTTGTTTGCAGATGTTCGATCTGACATTTGATCTTTCGGTGATGTCATACATGCTCCCTTTGCTCAAGGGGGCCTGTGTGTACACCATTCCCAAGGATGAACTCAAATACACTTACATCCATAGTTTGTTGGAAGACCATGCGCTTACCGTAGCATTAATGGTGCCTTCCATACTCGGCTATTTAAGACCGTATTTTGATGAGATCGATTGCCCGCAGCCAAAATTGAACTTGTTCTGTGGAGAGGCATTGACCTTGGAAGTGGTGGACGAATGGAGTCGCTGCGTACCTAATGCCACGATCATGAATGTATACGGCCCTACGGAGCATACCATTTTTTGCACGGAATACAGATATGACCGCACGACACCTAACAAGGAGCGCAATGGTGTGCTTTCCATCGGTATACCAATGCACGGAACCTGCGTTGTGTTGCGGGATATGAATGGAACGATAGTCGGTCCGGACGAGCAAGGAGAACTTTGTTTATCCGGAGCGCAGGCTACTAAAGGATATTGGAATGACCCGGATCGCACGAACGAAGCTTTTTTTGATCATGAAGGCATCCGTTATTATCGAACAGGCGACCTATGTGAAGTGGATGCGGACAAGGATATCCTGTACATCGGCCGTACGGACCAACAAGTAAAAATACAAGGCTTTCGGGTTGAATTGGCGGACTTGGAACACCACGCGAGAAAGCAGCTGGAGCGTCAAAATGCAGTTGCCGTTGCTCTAGTGAACCAGTATGGCATCACCGAGCTTGGTCTAGTGGTAGAAGGCCCTGAGGTAGACGCAATTCGATTGGTAATTGCCTTGCGGAACAATTTACCGGAGTACATGCTCCCACGGCATATCATGAATATGGAGGTGTTTCCGTTGAACCAGAATGGGAAGATAGACAGACGCGCGATCCGTGAATTCGTCGTGGCACGAACCACATGA
- a CDS encoding acyl carrier protein — protein sequence MDRNILVDTIRKTLIDVLGHDRFEMRDDLTAPDVEGWDSLTHMSIITALEKSFGIRFKLREINQLRNMGSLIELISNKVT from the coding sequence ATGGACAGGAATATACTGGTAGATACAATTCGCAAGACCTTGATCGACGTATTGGGACATGATCGTTTCGAAATGCGCGACGACCTCACGGCTCCGGATGTTGAGGGTTGGGACTCACTCACGCACATGTCGATCATAACCGCACTGGAAAAGAGTTTTGGGATCCGGTTCAAATTACGGGAGATCAATCAACTCAGGAACATGGGATCGCTGATCGAGCTGATCTCCAACAAGGTGACCTGA
- a CDS encoding GNAT family N-acetyltransferase encodes MNTIAIRSATLSDIGFLTEAIIAAERSGTDRPGIASLHGLEEEDLPELIRAMFEEEVDGCELSVSSFLIAESDQGPVAAVAGWIEGEIDGLSSGLLRSNLIGYTFPATAMESLRRNGPAAAALKLDREPGTLQIEYVYVSPMERGKRLAAQLIAAHIEIVKTGESTVHKVQIQVFNNNDRALSAYLKMGFNTVREVRSQDTRTMELLPFNEKSLLEMTL; translated from the coding sequence ATGAATACCATAGCCATACGAAGTGCGACGCTGTCGGATATCGGGTTCCTAACGGAAGCCATTATCGCCGCAGAGCGAAGCGGTACGGACCGCCCAGGTATCGCTTCACTGCACGGTTTGGAAGAAGAGGATCTGCCAGAACTGATACGTGCCATGTTCGAAGAAGAAGTAGATGGATGTGAACTTTCAGTTAGCAGTTTCCTTATTGCCGAAAGTGATCAAGGTCCGGTGGCGGCTGTTGCTGGCTGGATCGAAGGTGAAATTGACGGGCTATCTTCAGGACTTCTGAGATCCAACTTGATCGGGTATACATTTCCGGCCACTGCAATGGAATCACTTAGGCGCAACGGCCCGGCCGCAGCAGCGTTGAAATTGGATCGCGAACCAGGTACATTACAGATCGAATATGTCTATGTTTCTCCTATGGAAAGAGGAAAACGATTAGCGGCTCAACTGATAGCCGCGCATATTGAAATTGTAAAGACCGGGGAAAGCACGGTACACAAGGTCCAGATCCAAGTGTTCAACAATAACGACCGTGCGCTTTCAGCATACTTGAAAATGGGGTTCAATACGGTACGAGAAGTTCGTTCACAGGACACAAGGACCATGGAACTCTTGCCATTCAACGAGAAATCACTTTTAGAAATGACACTTTGA
- a CDS encoding TraB/GumN family protein — protein sequence MRISFLVLVVLVAFCAQAQELANTLLWRIVPANGGSASYLYGTFHTKNDRAFQFTDSVLPAMASCNTVFGELDLKAEQRNALGLAAAMRLPDDKRLEDLFKKKEWELVKVEMDQHMGLLAAMGQRMKPIFVLMLLNEGAMEGEQSELLDQHLLSIATANGQRIGGLETMDEQLRALDAIPLTEQAQMLLDHCKKKDVENEQEEMLQAYADQDLNALMKLAEGPKGISANFEKELITDRNLRMVHRMDSLVQLDTTCFFLIGAAHLPGTTGLIQGMRERGYTVDPVIAVATKQREIELQEK from the coding sequence ATGCGGATCTCTTTTTTAGTGCTCGTAGTGCTTGTGGCCTTTTGCGCTCAGGCACAGGAACTCGCCAATACACTTTTATGGCGGATCGTTCCGGCCAATGGTGGCAGCGCCAGTTACCTCTACGGTACGTTCCATACCAAGAACGATCGCGCATTCCAGTTCACGGATAGCGTATTGCCTGCTATGGCAAGCTGTAATACGGTCTTTGGCGAGTTGGACCTGAAGGCTGAACAGCGCAATGCCTTGGGCTTAGCGGCCGCAATGCGGTTGCCGGACGATAAGCGCTTGGAGGACCTTTTCAAAAAGAAGGAATGGGAGCTGGTGAAGGTGGAAATGGATCAGCATATGGGACTCCTTGCTGCCATGGGCCAACGGATGAAACCCATTTTCGTGCTGATGCTGCTGAATGAGGGTGCCATGGAGGGAGAGCAATCTGAGCTATTGGATCAGCATCTACTATCCATTGCTACGGCTAATGGGCAGCGCATCGGAGGACTTGAGACCATGGATGAACAATTGAGGGCGCTGGATGCGATCCCGCTGACGGAACAGGCTCAAATGCTCTTGGATCATTGTAAGAAAAAGGATGTAGAAAATGAGCAGGAAGAAATGCTGCAAGCCTATGCTGATCAGGATCTGAATGCATTAATGAAGCTTGCAGAAGGTCCAAAGGGGATCTCCGCTAACTTCGAGAAAGAGCTGATAACCGATAGGAATCTGCGCATGGTGCATCGCATGGATAGCTTGGTCCAACTTGATACAACGTGCTTTTTCCTCATTGGTGCAGCTCATTTGCCGGGCACTACCGGATTGATACAAGGCATGCGCGAACGTGGGTACACCGTGGATCCGGTGATCGCAGTTGCTACGAAGCAACGCGAAATTGAACTACAGGAAAAGTGA